DNA from Actinomycetota bacterium:
TACAAGAACTTCAAGAGCAAAGAGGACATCCTCATCGCCGTCGTTGACTGGACGATCGAGCGTCAGTTCGTCGCGTACGCGGATGCACTCGAAGACGCAACGGAGACTTCCTCGAACCAGGTGTCCGCCGCGGCCGACGTCTGGACGAGATTGTTCCGCCGCGATCGCGTTCTCACGTTGCTCACGCTCGAGCTCCGCCTGCACGCCCTGCGCAACCCGGAATTCCGGCCGCGACTCGAGGAGTGGGAGCGTCATCAGGTCGACCGTGCCGCCCGATTCATCGAGGAGCGGATGGAAGTCGGCGGACTGAGCCTCTCGATCCCGGCGGACGATCTCGCCGCGCTGGCGCTCGCGAGCGTCGAAGGGATCGCTCAGGTCGCCGTGATCCGCTCGGACGGAGACGAGCGCGCGAACGAGCTGATGAAAGTCCTCTTCGGGCTCCTGTCGTCTTTGGTCAAGCCTTCGACGGCTGGATCCCAGTCGCGAGGCCGCGCGAAGCGGCGCTAGCCGCCGATCGACGACATCGTCCGTTGGGGCTGGACGAAGTCGGGGTGGTTGATGCGGTGTCCCGACCACTTCTCCCACATCGCCGCGCGGATCAGCGCCTCCAGCTCCTCCGCGGAAGCCCCCGCGCGCAGCGGGTCGCGGAGGTTGGTCTCGTTGAGCGCGAACAGGCACGAGCGGAACTGACCGTCGGCCGTGAGCCGCATCCGGTCGCACGAGTCGCAGAAGGGCTCGGTGACCGACGCGATCACGCCCACCGTGCCCGGCGCTCCGTCGGCGAACCGGCAGGTCGTCGCCGGCGACGGATCGCCCTCGTGCTCGACCGGGATCAGCGGGAAACGTTCCGCGATCCGGGCGAGAACCTTCCGGCTGGGAAGCACCTTCGCCCGCTCCCAGCCGTGGTCGGCGTCGAGGGGCATGTACTCGATGAACCGAACGTCGTAGCCGGTGTCTCGCGCGAACGCCGCGAAATCGGCGACCTCGTCGTCGTTCGTTCCGTTCAGCACCACGCAGTTGAGCTTGATGGGGGACAGGCCGGCCGCCTCGGCGGCGCGAAGCCCGCGCATGACGCCTTCGAGCGCGTCCCGCCGCGTCATCTCCGCGAAACGGTG
Protein-coding regions in this window:
- a CDS encoding helix-turn-helix domain-containing protein — translated: MPSERVGPLTRERRRELTRTALIEAAAELFARSGFHATSLEEIAQAAGFTRGAIYKNFKSKEDILIAVVDWTIERQFVAYADALEDATETSSNQVSAAADVWTRLFRRDRVLTLLTLELRLHALRNPEFRPRLEEWERHQVDRAARFIEERMEVGGLSLSIPADDLAALALASVEGIAQVAVIRSDGDERANELMKVLFGLLSSLVKPSTAGSQSRGRAKRR
- the moaA gene encoding GTP 3',8-cyclase MoaA; the encoded protein is MRKSPIVDRFGRVATDLRVSVTDRCNFRCTYCMPAEGLQWLPRAEILTYEEIARLAGVFHALGVRTVRLTGGEPTVRRDLPELVRKLRNVAQDLDLSMTTNGLLLDVLAAPLKEAGLDRVNVSVDSLLRHRFAEMTRRDALEGVMRGLRAAEAAGLSPIKLNCVVLNGTNDDEVADFAAFARDTGYDVRFIEYMPLDADHGWERAKVLPSRKVLARIAERFPLIPVEHEGDPSPATTCRFADGAPGTVGVIASVTEPFCDSCDRMRLTADGQFRSCLFALNETNLRDPLRAGASAEELEALIRAAMWEKWSGHRINHPDFVQPQRTMSSIGG